Proteins co-encoded in one Cytophaga hutchinsonii ATCC 33406 genomic window:
- a CDS encoding TolC family protein, whose protein sequence is MRIYSLCIGFLLFTTQVYAQQKLTLKECIAFSLQNHLSNKVYLNNVEIANQQGREALAGYLPQVAGTATFDYNIKRQTTIIPAGAFSPTETRLQFGQPFLTTPVIQLDQVLYDQSLLYGIKANGPNKEISALSLKQNQETLIYNTSAAYIETVIYSERIRILTINENKYKDLLAIKKLQFEKGVATQVEYNRILVTYKNITAEKTLAETNKELALNKLKDAMGMTLQESLSINDSLDYAKLIPDSDASQFDVTQLYAYKINAEKIHLQEIDVKRKQSAFLPTLSGYARYGAQAYGAEFNTAFDRWFDYSTIGLRLNVPIFSGFRRDSQLKQSKLTLDNAKQNFIINNNTMQLQYMNANTQLKKSYNDVANNKENLELAQEVFDITNLEYQKGSATLTDLLNAEYSLKEAQNNYITSTLNLLSSTLNNEKAKGTLIPFATKL, encoded by the coding sequence ATGAGAATTTACTCCTTGTGCATTGGATTCTTGTTGTTTACAACACAAGTATATGCACAGCAAAAACTCACCCTCAAAGAATGTATTGCGTTCAGCCTACAGAATCATTTAAGCAATAAAGTTTATCTGAACAATGTAGAGATTGCGAACCAGCAAGGCAGAGAAGCATTAGCAGGCTATTTACCTCAGGTAGCCGGTACGGCAACGTTTGATTACAATATTAAACGACAAACAACCATCATTCCTGCAGGCGCATTCAGCCCAACAGAAACAAGACTGCAATTCGGGCAGCCTTTTTTAACAACACCGGTCATACAGCTTGATCAGGTATTATATGATCAGTCGCTGTTATACGGCATCAAAGCGAACGGTCCGAACAAAGAGATCTCAGCACTTTCATTAAAACAAAATCAGGAAACACTGATCTACAATACTTCAGCGGCATACATCGAAACGGTTATTTATTCAGAACGTATCCGTATCCTCACAATTAATGAAAATAAATATAAAGACCTGTTAGCGATTAAAAAATTACAGTTCGAAAAGGGTGTTGCCACACAGGTTGAATACAACCGTATTCTTGTAACCTACAAAAACATAACTGCAGAAAAAACGCTTGCCGAAACAAATAAAGAATTAGCCTTAAACAAGCTGAAAGATGCCATGGGCATGACACTTCAGGAATCTTTATCCATCAACGATTCGCTGGATTATGCAAAACTGATTCCGGATTCGGATGCGAGCCAGTTTGATGTAACACAACTATATGCATATAAAATAAATGCAGAAAAAATTCACTTACAGGAAATTGATGTGAAGCGAAAACAATCGGCCTTCTTACCTACCTTGTCCGGTTATGCGCGCTATGGTGCACAGGCATATGGCGCAGAATTCAATACGGCCTTTGACCGATGGTTTGATTACTCTACTATAGGTTTACGTCTGAATGTACCTATATTCAGCGGTTTCAGAAGAGACAGCCAGTTAAAGCAAAGTAAATTAACGCTTGATAACGCAAAACAGAATTTTATTATTAATAACAATACCATGCAGCTTCAGTATATGAATGCAAATACGCAGTTAAAAAAATCATATAACGATGTTGCAAACAACAAAGAAAATTTAGAATTAGCTCAGGAAGTATTTGATATTACAAACCTTGAATATCAGAAAGGCAGTGCTACACTAACGGATTTATTAAACGCAGAATATTCTTTAAAAGAAGCACAGAACAATTACATTACTTCTACTTTAAATTTATTATCCTCTACTCTTAATAACGAAAAAGCAAAAGGTACACTTATACCATTTGCAACTAAACTATAA
- a CDS encoding efflux RND transporter periplasmic adaptor subunit has protein sequence MKKILIIGGILALVAIITLRLISNKKTLNESKQVVDRSKIPVSVSVIAVEEKPLNSSFQLPASLDPIEESKIAVTVAGKITRLSIENGSRVSKGQVIGTIDSQLKQLNLEAVELSEAKLKRDYERTKELYEGKAATETNVIDAKYAYDNKRIEADQIRKQIADGNIIAPFSGIISNKSLNVGEFTNVGTVIATVVNIQKLKAVVYVNEKDAYRLQNGQNVSVSTDVYPGQEFKGKISFISPKGDAAHNYLVEVLIDNNGKNILKAGTYVLVKFRSESTASVIQIPKIALAEGLKNPYVYVVNGNKVASRKIITGREVGEYVEVVSGLKTGEQVVINGQINLTNGSIISIVGNK, from the coding sequence ATGAAAAAAATTCTGATTATAGGCGGCATTTTAGCACTTGTTGCAATCATTACATTAAGATTGATCAGCAACAAAAAAACACTCAACGAAAGCAAGCAGGTTGTTGACCGCTCAAAAATTCCTGTTTCGGTTTCCGTTATTGCTGTAGAAGAAAAACCATTGAACAGTTCGTTTCAATTACCCGCATCTCTTGACCCGATTGAAGAGTCAAAGATTGCTGTTACCGTAGCCGGTAAAATAACACGTCTATCAATTGAAAACGGATCACGTGTAAGCAAAGGGCAGGTAATTGGTACCATTGATTCGCAGCTGAAACAATTGAATCTGGAAGCGGTTGAATTATCTGAAGCAAAATTAAAAAGAGACTATGAGCGTACAAAAGAACTGTACGAAGGAAAAGCGGCAACAGAAACAAATGTGATTGATGCAAAATATGCTTACGATAACAAGCGCATTGAAGCAGACCAGATCAGAAAGCAGATTGCTGATGGAAACATAATTGCACCTTTCAGCGGCATTATCTCAAACAAAAGCCTGAACGTGGGTGAATTTACAAACGTAGGTACAGTGATCGCTACAGTTGTTAATATTCAGAAATTAAAAGCGGTTGTATATGTAAATGAAAAAGATGCGTACCGTTTACAAAACGGACAAAACGTATCTGTTTCAACAGATGTTTACCCGGGACAGGAATTTAAAGGGAAAATTTCGTTCATCAGTCCGAAAGGAGATGCTGCACATAACTACCTGGTAGAAGTATTAATTGATAATAATGGTAAAAATATTTTAAAAGCCGGAACGTATGTGCTGGTAAAATTCCGTTCGGAGAGTACTGCTTCAGTTATACAGATACCTAAAATTGCATTGGCAGAAGGCCTTAAAAATCCATATGTATATGTTGTGAATGGCAATAAAGTTGCTTCGCGCAAAATTATTACCGGCCGTGAAGTAGGCGAATACGTTGAGGTTGTGAGTGGTTTAAAAACCGGAGAGCAAGTTGTAATCAATGGCCAGATTAACCTGACCAATGGAAGTATCATAAGCATTGTTGGCAACAAATAA
- a CDS encoding efflux RND transporter permease subunit produces the protein MSITEISIKRPLLITVIFFTLILFGWISYKSLNYNLLPKFEVNVITVQTIYRGASSDEIQSSITKPVEDAVASIEGIDVITSTSMEGVSMIVLQLKPGTSTINAQRDAERKINEIKATLPDDVDDPVIRRVNLDEIPVLKISATANMTQGQLYDLIDQKVKPLMLNVEGVGTVSIIGGNEREIKITLDNDKLQAYGISSALVNQIIANSNSSYPAGSVETTDDRLSIRMNAKVTTVDELRNLVITENKDGSRVLVKDVATVTDGLAESTTINRINGQSGIGIEIIKQSDANTVNVSQNAKKRLEELKVLYAAQGFNYQIASDQSVYTLASADAVIHDLFLAVLIVGSVMLLFLHSFRSSLFVLVAIPSAMIPTFILMYVFGFSLNLMTLMGLSLVVGILVDDSIVVLENIFRHLEMGKNKVQASLDGRSEIGFTAIAITLVDVVVFLPLSLSTGIIGNILREFSLVVVFSTLMSLFVSFTLTPLLASRWAKLEVLSKDSLWGLINIKFEEFLTSLKEAYGRGLSWVLKRGHKRWVLISIFLLFVGVGGLLAGGFIGAAFISAGDRGEFAIKVELAPETPLYQTNLKVKQIEEILLSQPEVTKVFTNVGTQSGAMGGGSSNSNLAEITVTLVDKSERALSADKFGVEMRNKIGEIPGIKVTVLPVSITGNSQSPIQIAVKGTDMDSLWKAARMLKEIVVATPGTDYVDFSTKSLKTEIDIKLNRDKLSNIGMSIPEVGNAIQLAFRGNDQTKFKDKGEEYSINVSLDKDDKRDIESVKNLIIRNSQGASIRLGDVAEVSEILGQSVLERTNRMNSIKVTSAAVGRPSGTIVADIQAALEKQKLPEGILIDYQGDAKNQKDAFGSLGMAMLMGIILVYLIMVALYESIVYPFVVLFSIPVAMIGAFLALALSMETMSIFAIVGLIMLLGLVAKNGILIVDFTNHLKAEGMSRFDALVEAGKERLRPILMTTIAMITGMLPIALATSSGAEVKNGMAWVIIGGLTSSLILTLFLVPTMYMIIDTAIERVEKFFRKRFFKKSRKELLAKETIDY, from the coding sequence ATGTCTATTACAGAAATATCCATAAAAAGACCATTACTGATTACAGTAATTTTCTTTACGTTGATCCTCTTCGGATGGATCAGTTACAAAAGTTTAAATTATAATTTATTGCCTAAGTTTGAGGTAAATGTAATTACAGTTCAGACGATATACAGAGGTGCTTCTTCAGACGAGATCCAGAGTTCGATCACCAAACCGGTAGAAGATGCCGTTGCATCTATTGAAGGTATTGATGTGATCACTTCTACATCTATGGAAGGTGTATCAATGATCGTACTTCAGCTGAAGCCCGGTACAAGCACTATTAATGCACAACGGGATGCAGAAAGAAAAATCAATGAAATTAAAGCAACCCTGCCGGATGATGTAGATGATCCGGTAATCAGACGTGTTAACCTCGACGAAATTCCGGTATTGAAAATCAGTGCTACGGCAAATATGACGCAAGGACAGCTCTATGATCTGATTGATCAGAAAGTAAAGCCTTTGATGCTGAATGTTGAAGGGGTTGGTACAGTAAGTATCATTGGTGGAAATGAACGTGAAATCAAGATTACGCTTGATAATGATAAGCTTCAGGCATACGGAATTTCTTCTGCATTGGTGAACCAGATCATTGCCAACAGTAACTCTTCATACCCTGCAGGTAGTGTAGAAACTACAGACGACCGTTTATCTATCCGTATGAATGCAAAAGTTACTACGGTAGACGAATTAAGAAATCTTGTTATTACTGAAAATAAAGACGGAAGCCGTGTATTGGTTAAAGACGTTGCAACAGTAACTGACGGGCTTGCTGAATCAACAACAATTAACCGTATCAACGGACAAAGCGGTATCGGTATTGAGATCATTAAACAATCCGATGCGAATACAGTAAATGTAAGCCAGAATGCGAAGAAACGTCTGGAAGAATTAAAAGTGTTATATGCTGCACAGGGATTTAATTATCAGATTGCATCCGATCAATCTGTTTATACGCTTGCTTCTGCTGATGCCGTAATCCACGATTTGTTCCTGGCTGTACTTATTGTAGGTAGTGTAATGTTATTGTTCCTGCACAGCTTCCGCAGTTCATTATTTGTTCTTGTTGCCATTCCATCTGCAATGATCCCGACATTCATCCTAATGTATGTGTTTGGATTCTCGCTGAACCTAATGACATTGATGGGCCTTTCCCTTGTTGTTGGTATTCTTGTGGATGATAGTATTGTGGTATTGGAAAACATTTTTCGTCACCTTGAAATGGGTAAAAATAAAGTTCAGGCATCTTTAGATGGCAGAAGTGAAATTGGTTTTACAGCTATTGCGATTACACTGGTAGACGTTGTGGTATTCTTACCGCTGTCGTTAAGTACCGGTATCATCGGGAATATTCTTCGTGAATTCTCTTTGGTAGTAGTATTCTCTACATTGATGAGTTTATTTGTATCCTTTACCCTTACTCCGCTCCTTGCGTCAAGATGGGCAAAGCTGGAAGTATTAAGCAAAGATTCTCTATGGGGGCTGATCAATATTAAGTTTGAAGAGTTCTTAACAAGCCTGAAAGAAGCTTACGGCAGAGGATTATCGTGGGTACTTAAACGCGGCCATAAAAGATGGGTACTTATCAGCATATTTTTGTTGTTTGTTGGTGTAGGAGGTCTTCTGGCCGGCGGTTTCATTGGCGCTGCATTTATCAGTGCCGGTGACCGCGGAGAATTTGCGATCAAAGTTGAACTCGCCCCTGAAACACCTTTATACCAAACAAATTTAAAAGTAAAACAGATTGAAGAAATCTTATTGTCCCAACCGGAGGTAACGAAGGTATTTACCAATGTAGGTACCCAATCGGGTGCCATGGGCGGCGGATCTTCCAATTCAAATCTTGCAGAGATCACGGTAACCCTTGTAGATAAGTCTGAACGTGCGTTATCGGCCGATAAGTTTGGTGTTGAAATGCGCAATAAGATCGGAGAAATACCAGGTATTAAAGTTACTGTATTGCCGGTAAGTATTACCGGTAACAGCCAGTCTCCGATTCAGATTGCTGTGAAAGGTACCGATATGGATAGCTTATGGAAGGCTGCACGAATGCTCAAAGAAATTGTTGTAGCAACACCGGGTACCGATTATGTGGATTTCAGCACAAAAAGTTTAAAGACTGAAATTGACATTAAATTAAACAGAGATAAATTATCGAATATTGGCATGAGTATACCTGAAGTGGGTAATGCTATACAGCTTGCCTTCAGGGGAAATGACCAGACAAAATTCAAAGACAAAGGTGAAGAATACAGCATCAATGTTTCGCTTGACAAAGACGATAAACGCGACATTGAAAGTGTAAAAAATCTGATCATCCGAAACAGTCAGGGCGCTTCAATCCGTTTGGGTGATGTAGCAGAAGTTTCTGAAATACTTGGCCAGTCTGTATTAGAGCGGACCAACCGTATGAACTCTATTAAAGTAACATCTGCAGCTGTTGGCCGCCCTTCGGGAACAATTGTTGCCGATATTCAGGCGGCCCTTGAAAAACAGAAACTTCCGGAAGGTATTCTGATCGATTATCAGGGTGATGCAAAAAACCAGAAAGATGCCTTTGGAAGTCTTGGAATGGCTATGTTAATGGGTATTATCCTCGTTTATCTGATCATGGTTGCCTTGTATGAAAGCATTGTTTATCCATTTGTGGTATTATTTTCTATACCTGTGGCAATGATTGGTGCCTTTTTAGCGTTAGCATTAAGCATGGAGACAATGTCTATCTTTGCGATCGTCGGGTTGATCATGCTTCTTGGTTTGGTTGCTAAAAACGGGATTCTGATCGTCGATTTTACCAATCACTTAAAAGCAGAAGGTATGTCTCGCTTTGATGCCTTGGTAGAAGCAGGTAAAGAACGTTTGAGACCGATCCTGATGACTACGATAGCTATGATTACGGGTATGCTTCCGATTGCGCTAGCTACCAGCTCAGGTGCCGAAGTTAAAAATGGTATGGCCTGGGTAATTATCGGCGGCCTTACCAGTTCATTAATATTGACCCTGTTCCTGGTACCGACTATGTATATGATTATTGATACAGCAATTGAACGGGTAGAAAAATTCTTCAGAAAGCGTTTTTTCAAAAAAAGCAGAAAAGAATTATTGGCGAAAGAAACGATTGATTATTAA
- a CDS encoding HD domain-containing protein — translation MQSMLKQTFTTLLHTYTTDTGLIDTLWNEIEKAYSASKRKYHTRSHLEHVLAQLILVKDNIQDWNTLLFTLFYHDVVYKASRSDNEEQSAAIAEKRMKQLAVSDEKIQKCKNQILATKSHIEQTDADTNYFTDADLSILGQEWDIYAEYCKQVRKEYALYPDFLYIPGRKKVLTHFLNMERIFKTDYFFKAFEEKAQNNLTAELQLLETR, via the coding sequence ATGCAGTCAATGCTTAAACAAACATTCACAACACTGTTACACACCTATACAACGGATACAGGTTTGATTGATACATTGTGGAATGAAATTGAAAAGGCGTATTCAGCTTCTAAAAGAAAATATCATACACGTAGCCACCTGGAACATGTGCTTGCCCAATTAATATTGGTGAAAGATAACATTCAGGATTGGAACACACTTTTATTTACCTTGTTTTATCACGATGTAGTGTATAAAGCAAGCAGATCGGATAACGAAGAACAAAGCGCAGCAATTGCGGAAAAAAGAATGAAACAGCTTGCTGTTTCAGATGAAAAAATACAAAAATGTAAAAATCAGATTCTGGCAACGAAAAGTCATATTGAACAGACAGATGCGGATACAAATTATTTTACGGATGCAGATCTTTCTATTTTAGGCCAGGAGTGGGATATATACGCTGAATATTGTAAACAGGTAAGAAAAGAATATGCGCTGTATCCGGACTTTCTGTATATACCCGGCAGAAAAAAAGTATTAACACATTTTCTGAATATGGAACGGATTTTTAAGACAGATTATTTTTTTAAGGCATTCGAAGAAAAAGCACAAAATAATTTAACGGCAGAACTGCAGTTGCTGGAAACCAGGTAA